One Microvirga lotononidis genomic window carries:
- a CDS encoding tripartite tricarboxylate transporter TctB family protein, with the protein MNKARLLLTSAKSSDLLCGCLFLFIGVIAAIYSMNYRIGSSFQLGPGAFPVIVSILLVVVGAAQIIRAVFSGGEAALQIDVRSISSIVGALVFAGLTVKGLGIIVAIPGAVILSSLASGSARLLPTLLMAAFLTAFAYLVFVVGLGIQLSLLPEALQ; encoded by the coding sequence ATGAATAAAGCAAGATTATTACTGACATCTGCTAAATCCTCTGACTTGCTATGTGGCTGTTTATTCTTATTCATCGGAGTTATTGCAGCAATATACTCCATGAACTACCGCATTGGGTCCTCCTTCCAGCTCGGACCCGGCGCATTTCCGGTGATTGTCTCCATCCTTCTTGTCGTCGTTGGGGCAGCCCAGATCATCAGAGCTGTTTTTTCCGGTGGTGAAGCGGCCCTGCAGATCGATGTGAGAAGCATCAGCAGCATTGTCGGAGCCCTCGTATTTGCCGGGCTCACTGTAAAGGGGCTTGGGATCATCGTGGCAATCCCGGGGGCTGTCATTCTCAGCAGTCTAGCATCCGGATCAGCTCGCTTGCTGCCGACCCTGCTCATGGCCGCCTTCCTCACCGCCTTCGCCTATCTGGTGTTTGTCGTTGGTCTCGGCATTCAACTGTCGCTCCTGCCGGAAGCTCTACAATGA